A DNA window from Daucus carota subsp. sativus chromosome 3, DH1 v3.0, whole genome shotgun sequence contains the following coding sequences:
- the LOC108213897 gene encoding uncharacterized protein LOC108213897 — MAAATLLLGRSAKCLVSATHLFSNAAKRRYLLVPTAISSLRQFSCDVNNVSNINQQPAVDKDKLVSDILSQLGSMREEIEFLRKAKEESRESPREEKTVVVKEKHPLLKQIELAMSKDETSSRADILPGGFEVECDKPGVAKVTLKKAYKKETIKIEVFSPCYCDDEYELKVIVKVSFSRIFSSIVSEFHCTATNGQLIIDKIKDPSDGPNCEGVIFERLPLGLQTEFYMYLVTRGIDDDTSDMLHEYMVDKMKRENMRGLGKFKKFVEDA, encoded by the exons ATGGCCGCAGCAACCCTCCTCCTTGGCCGATCTGCTAAGTGTCTTGTTAGCGCAACTCATTTGTTCTCCAATGCTGCTAAGCGCAGATACTTGCTTGTTCCTACTGCGATATCTTCGCTTCGTCAGTTCTCTTGTGATGTCAACAATGTCAGTAACATTAACCAGCAGCCTGCAGTTGATAAGGATAAACTCGTCAGTGACATACTCTCACAACTCGGTTCCATGAGGGAAGAAATCGAGTTTCTTCGAAAAGCGAAGGAGGAGAGCAGGGAGTCTCCTCGGGAAGAAAAAACTGTGGTTGTCAAGGAGAAACATCCTCTACTCAAACAAATTGAATTGGCGATGTCGAAAGATGAGACTAGCAGCCGG GCTGACATTCTTCCTGGTGGATTCGAAGTTGAATGTGATAAACCTGGCGTGGCCAAAGTCACACTGAAAAAGGCTTATAAGAAAGAAACTATCAAGATCGAAGTATTCTCCCCATGTTACTGTGATGATGAGTACGAATTGAAAGTAATCGTCAAAGTTAGTTTCTCTCGGATTTTCAGCAGTATAGTATCCGAGTTTCACTGTACTGCAACGAATGGCCAGCTGATAATTGATAAAATCAAGGACCCTAGCGACGGACCTAATTGCGAAGGAGTCATTTTTGA ACGATTGCCATTGGGTCTGCAAACGGAATTCTACATGTATTTGGTCACTCGGGGAATTGACGACGACACATCAGATATGCTTCATGAATACATGGTGGACAAGATGAAAAGAGAGAACATGAGGGGCTTGGGgaaatttaagaagtttgtagAGGACGCATAA
- the LOC108212655 gene encoding uncharacterized protein LOC108212655, which yields MAQSLRPILYLLALTCVFITCSHIQLTSAQAQTLYKTHFSQSSRRLLGNVQEENNNAHDLPFKKKNQTTKSTKPTIMKLSSKLNQTKLLPNLTTTTSSPKNKTKPITNSTLPIIKSQTKKLNSTSKPSNSTKPTSLKSKPIVHHEEPIIQKPIQPIWVDVQVTDDDLISEFTDLPSRFQETLLPDLEKISSTSKVYLKKANKEITNGVKPIVGKKYAPAIASLVSCAFIIIPFILVSLIFNRFKSYFSLQKLLIFIQIYLYIYFSILSISGLITGLEPLGFFYVASPTIYVYIQVVQTLAYVLYIVLLLMYVVLVFSMDTGLGLKVLSLGQTFVGFAVGLHYYVTVSHRAVLRQLPKTSWKVQAVYATCFFLICLLDRAERRKKAYLEENGSEGKKC from the coding sequence ATGGCTCAATCTCTGAGACCCATCCTTTATCTTCTTGCCCTAACTTGTGTTTTCATCACTTGTTCTCATATTCAACTCACAAGTGCTCAAGCtcaaactctttataaaacgcATTTTAGCCAGAGTAGTCGAAGACTCCTTGGCAATGTtcaagaagaaaacaataaTGCTCATGATCTTCCTTTCAAGAAAAAAAACCAAACCACAAAATCCACCAAACCAACGATCATGAAACTCAGTTCAAAATTAAACCAAACTAAGCTTCTTCCAAACCTCACAACCACCACCTCATCACCCAAGAACAAAACCAAGCCCATCACCAATTCCACATTGCCCATTATAAAATCCCAGACCAAGAAGCTCAACTCCACTTCAAAACCATCAAACTCAACCAAACCTACTTCACTCAAATCCAAACCCATTGTCCACCACGAAGAGCCCATCATCCAAAAACCCATACAACCCATATGGGTTGATGTACAAGTCACTGATGATGATCTAATCTCCGAATTTACCGATCTACCCTCAAGATTCCAAGAAACATTATTACCAGATTTGGAAAAAATCTCATCAACCTCCAAAGTGTATCTCAAAAAGGCCAACAAAGAAATCACCAATGGAGTCAAACCCATAGTGGGTAAAAAATATGCACCAGCCATCGCTTCATTAGTTTCTTGTGCATTCATAATAATCCCGTTTATTTTAGTCTCGCTAATTTTCAACCGTTTCAAATCTTATTTTTCGCtccaaaaattattaatatttattcaaatatatctctACATTTATTTTTCGATACTCTCTATCTCCGGTTTAATCACCGGTCTTGAGCCACTCGGTTTTTTTTACGTGGCTTCGCCGACCATATACGTGTACATACAGGTGGTGCAAACACTTGCATACGTGTTGTATATTGTGCTATTGCTCATGTACGTGGTCTTGGTGTTTTCGATGGATACTGGGCTGGGCTTGAAAGTATTGAGCTTGGGCCAGACGTTTGTGGGCTTTGCGGTTGGGTTGCATTATTATGTGACGGTGTCCCACAGGGCTGTTTTGCGTCAACTGCCGAAGACTAGCTGGAAGGTTCAAGCGGTCTATGCCACGTGCTTCTTTCTCATTTGTCTGTTGGACAGGGCTGAGAGAAGAAAGAAAGCTTACCTCGAAGAAAATGGTTCCGAGGGCAAAAAGtgctaa